The genomic stretch ATCCTGAAGTGAATATTGAAATACGTTCCTTTCGTTCAGAACAACTGCTCTACGAGGAGCTTACGGCAGCTATATCGACGCAGATGCCCCCGCATATGGCAGAGATCGGCGGTGAATTTGGAATAATTGGGTTAGCTGAAACAGGAGGGCTGGCCCCATTTGACGATCAATTATCAAGTGAGGCCATGCTTGCGATTGATTCCAATTACTTGGAAACGTTCAAGTATGACGGACGGTTATGGGCTATGCCTTATGGAGTGGTTGTACCCGTTCTTTACTATAACGAGAATCTAATGCGTCTCAGTGATGCACCTTCTGAGGCGACATCGCTGAGCTGGGAACAGTTGACTTCGTATGGAGTGAAGATGACACAAGATATTAACGGCGATGGGAGTACAGATATATGGGGCTTAGTAGCAGATAACAATGCGCTATGGAATCAGATTCGCTCAATCGGCATGAATGGGGCTGATTCAGCAGCGGATGCCGAATATTTGTTCAGTATGTGGCATGATCTGGTTCATCGCTACAAGATCATGCCTGCACTTGAGCATCATCTGGCTTTAAGCAGCTTTATCGATGGAAAGGCAGGCATGCTGCTGGCGCCATCGGATATTTCGAAGAGGCTAGAAGAATATATTGGCGGCACGTTCGAATTTGGTGTGCTCCCTGTTCCTCATATTGCGCATAATGATGCAACTTCCGCTCGGGTGAGCGGTTTTGTGATGCTGAAGTCTGGTTCAGAGACGGAGCAGAATGTCCGTCATCTCATTTCATACTTACTCCAGCCAGCAATACAGCAGCGTCTGTTCAAGGAAACGTCCAAGCTGCCCATCTTAAAGGAGAGCGTTGAACAAATGATCAGGCAAGGCGATGATTTAACGGAGCGAGATTATGAACTGCTCCGGATAGCAGCTGGAAAGCTGCAGCTTGAGAGAGCAGGAATGACGAGTAAGGCAGGGCGCGAAGTGATTCATAACATCCAATTGCAATTGGAGGGTTCTATAGAAGCATGTATTCCTTGTATGATGCAGACTTATGAGGAATCTTTCATGAGGGGAATGAGGTGAGGGCTGGAATGATTATTGAGAAGCTTACGATCAAAGGAGATGGAGTTTGGAATGAGGATGCTCTTATCATCCAAGAAGAAAGAGGCCTGTTCGGCGTGTTGGATGGAGCGACTTCGTTTGTACCCTTCCGCGGACCAAATGGAGAGACAGGAGGATTCATGGCCTCACGGCATGTGCAGGAGCAGTTAGAGAGAGTTGAAGGCTGGGAATGGGAACAGCTATCACTGAAGGCTGCGGTACTTCTGGCAAATACAACATTGCGGCAAGCGATGGTTCATCACCAAGTAGATTGCACAATTCCTGAACAGATATGGTCAACCGGCATTGCCGTGATTCGGATCAATGAGCAGAGAATTGATTATGCGCAAGCGGGTGACTGCATGATATTGGGAGTGTATGAATCGGATGAGGTAAGGGTTCTGACGAGGGATCAGGTAGATCATTTGGATCAGCAGACGAGAAGGCGCTGGCAGGAGGCTGTCTCGGAAGGAAGTACCACTAAAGAGCAAAGAATGAGTAAGGAAGCTCCATATATTTTGGGAAACAAAGCGTTAATGAATACTACGGGAGGTTACGGTATTCTGAACGGTCAACCGGAGCTGGTTCATTTTCTCGAATATGGATCGATTAGCCGGAACCGGTTAACTGGATTGATTCTTTTGACAGACGGTATGTTCCCCTTATCAGAAAAGTACGATAGTCATGTGGATTACACTGCGCTGGCTAGGGAGATACAGACAAAGGGACTGGAGCGTTATTCGAAAGAGCTTCTGACATTGGAGAAATCGGATGCGGATTGTATGCTTTACCCGCGTATAAAAACTTCTGATGATAAAACGGCGATTTGGATCAAGTTCTAACAGTTATAAATTGGTATTCCAAAATGGAGGCATGAAGAAAAATGAAATCCACAAGGTTTTCTCAAAAACAGTTATTTGCTTGTACGATGTCATTTTTAATCTTTTGGTCGCTACTTACTGCTGCTTTCCCACAATCAATCTCAGCTGCCACGAACGCAAGCGCGAGGCTGACTGGACTTTCCTTGAGTACGGGGACTTTGTCACCGGTCTTCAATCCAGAGCAAACCGTGTACACAGCCCAAATTAGTGAGCAAAATAATACAGTTACGATTACTCCTGTTGCTGAGGAGTCTGGGGCGATAATCGCTGTTTCATTGAATGGTGATCCAGCTGTTAATGTGGTGAGTGGAGCAGCGAGCCTAGGCTTGAATCTGGAAATCGGCAGCAATGTTATTGCTATCAAGGTAACTTCAAGCGATGGCATGGCGATACGTAATTACTCCATAAAGATTACGAAGTTGGCTGTTGTCCTGCAGCAAGGCTTCAACTATATCGGTCAGAAGGATGCTCATGTTAGTGAGGGGTCTCATAAGGCGAAAAATACGGGAGCCCATAATGCTGTTGAAGTAGGGTACTTCGATCCGTCAATGACAGACCGAAAGTTCGGTTTGTTCCAATTTGATGTATCATTGCTTCCTGATGATGCAGCTTTGACGAAGGCGACACTGGATTTGTATCTAGTGGGTACGCGTGTCCGTAGTGGCGATAAGCTGGACAAGTCGTTATTCATTCATGAAATTACAAGTGATTGGGAAGAGGGGACGGGGATTGGGTTCGATGGAACTGTCGGCGCCCCTGGCGTAATTTGGGATACACAGCCTAGTTTCAATGCGGATGCGCTTGATTCCAAGCTGGTTGGAACTGCCCTCAATGAATGGTATTCATGGGAATTGACGGACTTAGCACAAAGCTGGGTGAACGGAAGCGCAAGTAATTTCGGAGTCATTCTGAAGGAGGAGGACAGTCTTAGCGATGAGACAACGATTAAATCGACGAAAGATTTCGCCTCCGCCCAGTTCGAAACATGGGCTCAAAGACCTAAGCTGATTCTTCAGTACACACAACCGCTGACCGGGATTAATCTCGACAGCGAGTCGCTTGCGCTCGGTATAGGTCAGGCGCCAGTATCCTTGTCGACCGCAACCTTCGTTAGACCGCTCAATGCGGCATTGACTGGAGCGCTGGAATGGTCATCTGCCAATACTGAGGTAGCGACAGTAGATGCCAATGGCCTGGTTTCACCTGTAGGAGAAGGGACAACTGAGATTACAGTTAAAGCTACAGGTAATGACGGCAGCTATACGGATAAAGTACAAGTTATCGTAGCACCGCTTGAAGTGGGCGGCGGATTATCGGGACTAAGCATAAAGGGAGCAACGCTGGAGCCCGGATTTGCATCAGAAGTGCTTGACTATGAGGTTCAGGTACCGATTAACACGAAGAAAATAACCGTTACGCCAACAGCAATTGAAGCGAATGCTACGATTTCGATTACGGTTGGAGGGGGAGAAACCCATACTGTCCCAAGCGTAGAATCCAGCTTGCCGATTGAATTGCAGGGAGATCGCACGCTCATACAGATAAAGGTAGAGTCGGCGGAAGCGTCAGATGCTGAGAAAACTGATGATCCTGCTAAGGTATATTCGATTACAGTGAAGCACAGAGATACTGGCGGCAAGGGTGACGACATTATCCGTGAATTTCTTAACCCGAACGGGCGCGCTTTAATTGTTGCCCACCGAGGCAATTGGCTTAATGGATTGCCTGAGAATGGACTGGATTCGATTCGTGAATCGATTGAAGAAGGAGTGGATATGGTCGAGCTGGATATCCGCACCACAAGCGATGGCGTTCCAATTCTTATGCATGACAGCAACGTTAACCGAACAACGAATGGAAGCGGAGAAGTGAATAGCCTTACACTGGCTCAGCTTAAGCAATTATGCCTCAAGAATAGCGATGGCTCCATCAGTAATCCTTGCGAAGAGATTCCAACGCTTGAAGAAGCCATGAAATTAGCTAGAGGCAATATTATGGTGAATTTGGACATTAAGAATGCGGATTGGGATACCATGTGGGACATTCTGGTGAGGACGGATACTTCGGATCATGCCTTATACAAAACCAGCGCCGCTAAAGCTTCAACGGCTAGCTGGATGGCTAAATTCAAGGATTCTGCTGTGCAGCCTCTCTTCATGCAGCTGACATCAGATCCAGCAACAGCGTATGACTTTATGAACCCGAATACGACTCCTTTTACAGTGAATGCTTTCGAGGTGAGCTTCGGGAACGATGACTCTCCGGTCATGGACCCTGCTTTTATTGCTGACATGCACAAACAAGGGGCTAGAATATGGGTAAATACCATCTTCTCTGTACCTGGATTGGTGGGCCGGCATGGGGATTATGCTTTCCTGACAGACCCGACGGCCGGCTTCCCATGGTTGTTGGACCGAGGTGTGGATATGCTCCAGACGGATACGACTGCTCTCCTCATTAAGTATTTGAAGGAAAGAGGAAATGATAATTCTTCTGGCGTGACACAGACCGTTGTTCTGCAGCAAGGATTAGACGGATACGAGGGCACAACAGATACGCAAGTTGTGGAGCTGCCTGTAAATAACGATAATATTAACAATTTCGGCGGCAATACCCAGATTAAGATTGGTCCGCAGCAGGCTGTTTTGCCTGTAATGGAAGGAAACATAGCAGGAAAGATAGCTTCTCTTACTACAACAGGTGCAAGCCCAGCGAGTGAAGGCAAGGATAATCTTATTGATTCATCCCTGAAGAGCAAGTGGCTTACACAGCAAACTACATCTATGATCACTTTTGTAATGAAGGAACCTGCTGTCGTACGTGGTTATGCGATATCATCCGCTAATGACTCTCCCGGCAGAGATCCTAAAAACTGGACATTTGAAGGCTCTAATAACGGCAGCGATTGGGTTATCTTGGACACAAGATCTAATCAGTCCTTCGCAGAACGATTTTTCACGAAAACGTATCAAGGTTTTGCGAATGCAACAGCATATTCACAATATCGGATTAATATCACCGCAAATAGTGGCGATTCGTATTTGCAAATCGCTGAAATTCAGTTATCCGATGGAAGTCTAAATGTTCCGGAAAAGTCTGAAATTAAGGATCATCGTTACGGTCTGTTGAAATTCGATCTCTCATCCATACCATCGGCTGCAAAGGTGATTTCTGCTAAGCTGGGGTTATACTTGGTTGAGGCAGGTACTGCCAATGGCTCTCTCTCAAGTGAAATTGCTGTGCATAAGTTGACTGCGCCTTGGATTGAGGGCAATGGAATTGGCGAAAACGGGAGTGCGATCCCTAGCGGACAGAATTGGGTGAATTGGCTAACGAAACCAGCCTTTGATGCCGCTCCGATTGCAAAAGCTGCGATTGGAATGGAATTATTTAGCTGGAAACAGCTAGAGATAGGCAATTTAGTGAAGGGCTGGCAGGAGGACCGTTCATCCAACTACGGACTACTGCTAAATAATGAAGATCGAACGATTTCATTTGTTTCATCGGAGCATAGCGTAAAGGGCTGGCGTCCCAAGTTAGAGGTGACGTATTCGATTCCGGTCGCTGGAATTTCGGTATCGCCGTCTATGCTTTCACTTGAAGTAGGAGAAAGTTCCAAACTTAATGCAGCAGTGATGCCTGACAATGGTTTGAATCGCGAGGTGTTCTGGAAATCAGACAATGAAGCGGTGGCGCGAGTAGACCACACAGGCGTAGTAACAGCGATCAGCAAAGGAGCGGCTACTATCGTCGCTACAACAGCCGAAGGCGCATATACCGCATCCGTTCCAGTAACGGTAACCCGATCTGGAGTGAGCAATAATCTGACCGATCTGAAGCTCAATGCGGGTGGTCTGATCGAGAGCTTCCATCCGGAAAAAACAGATTACATTGCAGATGTGCCAGAGGTATATAATCATCTCGCGATAACACCGTTCGCCGAGGAAGAAGAAGCGGTTGTGACGATATCAGTTAACGGTGGACAGCCCGTGCTGGCGGTTAGCGGACAGCAAAGTGGTTCTTTCCCGCTTGAAATCGGAGATAATGTCATAATCGTTAACGTATCCACCAATGATGGATCAAATGTCAAATCGTACAAAATGATTGTTCCGAAAGCTGCATTCGCCTTCCAAGAAGGAATTGACGGTTATACGGGAACGGAAGATACTCAGCTGTCCAAAGGTACTGGCGGATCAGGCACTAAATACTATCAGTATAATCTGGGCAGTCAATACGGCTTCGAGGTTGGCTATTATAACCAAACGATTGACGATGAGAAATATGGTTTGGTACGTTTCGATAACCTGCCAATTCCTGAAGGAGCGATCATCAGCGAAGCGAGCCTAAATCTATATCATTACAACCAGCGCAGCACGGCTAGAGCAAGGGATGTGTTCGCGCATCAGGCTACTGCACCATGGATAGAAGGTCGAGGCGGAAGCGGCGATTCCAATGATGGTT from Paenibacillus sp. FSL H8-0548 encodes the following:
- a CDS encoding extracellular solute-binding protein, with the translated sequence MVWKNIAGWSVVGMGALASLLILIWLQPISSSRSLQYMVQTEVSLTAWIYSKPVGELLAEYQSKHPEVNIEIRSFRSEQLLYEELTAAISTQMPPHMAEIGGEFGIIGLAETGGLAPFDDQLSSEAMLAIDSNYLETFKYDGRLWAMPYGVVVPVLYYNENLMRLSDAPSEATSLSWEQLTSYGVKMTQDINGDGSTDIWGLVADNNALWNQIRSIGMNGADSAADAEYLFSMWHDLVHRYKIMPALEHHLALSSFIDGKAGMLLAPSDISKRLEEYIGGTFEFGVLPVPHIAHNDATSARVSGFVMLKSGSETEQNVRHLISYLLQPAIQQRLFKETSKLPILKESVEQMIRQGDDLTERDYELLRIAAGKLQLERAGMTSKAGREVIHNIQLQLEGSIEACIPCMMQTYEESFMRGMR
- a CDS encoding protein phosphatase 2C domain-containing protein; translation: MIIEKLTIKGDGVWNEDALIIQEERGLFGVLDGATSFVPFRGPNGETGGFMASRHVQEQLERVEGWEWEQLSLKAAVLLANTTLRQAMVHHQVDCTIPEQIWSTGIAVIRINEQRIDYAQAGDCMILGVYESDEVRVLTRDQVDHLDQQTRRRWQEAVSEGSTTKEQRMSKEAPYILGNKALMNTTGGYGILNGQPELVHFLEYGSISRNRLTGLILLTDGMFPLSEKYDSHVDYTALAREIQTKGLERYSKELLTLEKSDADCMLYPRIKTSDDKTAIWIKF
- a CDS encoding DNRLRE domain-containing protein, whose amino-acid sequence is MKSTRFSQKQLFACTMSFLIFWSLLTAAFPQSISAATNASARLTGLSLSTGTLSPVFNPEQTVYTAQISEQNNTVTITPVAEESGAIIAVSLNGDPAVNVVSGAASLGLNLEIGSNVIAIKVTSSDGMAIRNYSIKITKLAVVLQQGFNYIGQKDAHVSEGSHKAKNTGAHNAVEVGYFDPSMTDRKFGLFQFDVSLLPDDAALTKATLDLYLVGTRVRSGDKLDKSLFIHEITSDWEEGTGIGFDGTVGAPGVIWDTQPSFNADALDSKLVGTALNEWYSWELTDLAQSWVNGSASNFGVILKEEDSLSDETTIKSTKDFASAQFETWAQRPKLILQYTQPLTGINLDSESLALGIGQAPVSLSTATFVRPLNAALTGALEWSSANTEVATVDANGLVSPVGEGTTEITVKATGNDGSYTDKVQVIVAPLEVGGGLSGLSIKGATLEPGFASEVLDYEVQVPINTKKITVTPTAIEANATISITVGGGETHTVPSVESSLPIELQGDRTLIQIKVESAEASDAEKTDDPAKVYSITVKHRDTGGKGDDIIREFLNPNGRALIVAHRGNWLNGLPENGLDSIRESIEEGVDMVELDIRTTSDGVPILMHDSNVNRTTNGSGEVNSLTLAQLKQLCLKNSDGSISNPCEEIPTLEEAMKLARGNIMVNLDIKNADWDTMWDILVRTDTSDHALYKTSAAKASTASWMAKFKDSAVQPLFMQLTSDPATAYDFMNPNTTPFTVNAFEVSFGNDDSPVMDPAFIADMHKQGARIWVNTIFSVPGLVGRHGDYAFLTDPTAGFPWLLDRGVDMLQTDTTALLIKYLKERGNDNSSGVTQTVVLQQGLDGYEGTTDTQVVELPVNNDNINNFGGNTQIKIGPQQAVLPVMEGNIAGKIASLTTTGASPASEGKDNLIDSSLKSKWLTQQTTSMITFVMKEPAVVRGYAISSANDSPGRDPKNWTFEGSNNGSDWVILDTRSNQSFAERFFTKTYQGFANATAYSQYRINITANSGDSYLQIAEIQLSDGSLNVPEKSEIKDHRYGLLKFDLSSIPSAAKVISAKLGLYLVEAGTANGSLSSEIAVHKLTAPWIEGNGIGENGSAIPSGQNWVNWLTKPAFDAAPIAKAAIGMELFSWKQLEIGNLVKGWQEDRSSNYGLLLNNEDRTISFVSSEHSVKGWRPKLEVTYSIPVAGISVSPSMLSLEVGESSKLNAAVMPDNGLNREVFWKSDNEAVARVDHTGVVTAISKGAATIVATTAEGAYTASVPVTVTRSGVSNNLTDLKLNAGGLIESFHPEKTDYIADVPEVYNHLAITPFAEEEEAVVTISVNGGQPVLAVSGQQSGSFPLEIGDNVIIVNVSTNDGSNVKSYKMIVPKAAFAFQEGIDGYTGTEDTQLSKGTGGSGTKYYQYNLGSQYGFEVGYYNQTIDDEKYGLVRFDNLPIPEGAIISEASLNLYHYNQRSTARARDVFAHQATAPWIEGRGGSGDSNDGSVAEPGEATWENYITNGTNPFNPVVSGQANISGVPQWYAFEITDMVQNWTNAPETNYGVVLKPQSYPNSDDPTMTGTKRFYTKDYTDSQLRPYLRVVYQMQVTGIALDQSEMNLKLGGSGGKLTAIIKPLNAVDKSVTWSSDNEGVAIVDQSGFVTSIAEGTATITATNVNGQTAYAVITVRKLGNEAELTGLELSSGQLSSALAAGQYEYDAIIPTSIDEISLTPTVEQGTKIIVRSGSGAQQQVESGTRSLPIAIQNGMDITIVITSEDGQTERTYTIAMIKKSGLSDIQLSIGSLSTAFSTDQLQYTVNVPSTTNDIRLKPYAINTAETIRISSPDGQDQTISSGNSSTPIELISGANILWLETNSSNKADSRTYTIVINRQIVVNPGPGPSSPGSTPTDAAGETIKLGDELVVNIPLEDAGNQWTLKKWPQETNTAPYDLLSAVYSIEAENAKKSSKPLTISLSFDYSKVKEGRASVFRFDESVNQWVELGGYVQDGIITVATNTIGKFAVYLVDREHPAATWPDVRNHWAASTIAKAVEMGILTGYPDGTMQPNGQITRVQFAAMLVRARGLNETLNAGDYKDHSDIPTWAEGIVGAAVANGIISGYSDGTLRPNQLINRAEMITMLMRAYDISGDLNGQSGFKDVTAIPEWSKAAVFKAEQLNIIVGNQGSFKPADTATRAEAVTVIIRMLEA